The following proteins come from a genomic window of Sorghum bicolor cultivar BTx623 chromosome 3, Sorghum_bicolor_NCBIv3, whole genome shotgun sequence:
- the LOC8059111 gene encoding LOW QUALITY PROTEIN: T-complex protein 1 subunit beta (The sequence of the model RefSeq protein was modified relative to this genomic sequence to represent the inferred CDS: deleted 1 base in 1 codon) produces MERVLKDDAVQEKGERARMASFIGAMAIADLIKTTLGPKGMDKILQSTGRGRNVTVTNDGATILKSLHIDNPAAKVLVDISKVQDDEVGDGTTSVVVLAGELLKEAEKLVNMKIHPMTIIAGYRMALECARDTLLQKTMDNKENTDKFRTDLMNIAMTTLSSKILSQDKEYFAELAVDAVLRLKGSTNLESIQILKKPGGSLKDSFLDEGFILDKKIGIGQPKRIENAKILVANTAMDTDKVKIYGARVRVDSMSKVADIEAAEKQKMREKVQKIIGHGINCFVNRQLIYNFPEELFADAGILAIEHADFEGIERLALVTGGEIASTFDNPESVKLGHCKVIEEIMIGEDRLIHFSGVAMGQACTIVLRGASEHVLDEAERSLHDALCVLSQTVNDTRVLFGGGWPEMVMAKEVDELARKTPGKKSHAIDAFSRALQAIPTIIADNAGLDSAELISQLRAEHHKENCTAGIDVITGSVGDMQKLGIQESFKVKQAILLSATEAAEMILRVDEIITCAPRRREDRM; encoded by the exons ATGGAGAGGGTGCTCAAGGATGACGCCGTCCAGGAGAAGGGCGAGCGCGCCAGGATG GCATCGTTTATTGGGGCCATGGCAATCGCAGATTTGATTAAGACCACATTGGGACCAAAAGGAATG GACAAGATCCTGCAATCAACTGGCAGAGGGCGTAATGTTACTGTTACAAATGATGGGGCTACCATTCTGAAGTCACTTCACATTGACAATCCTGCTGCAAAGGTCCTTGTTG ACATCTCGAAAGTTCAAGATGATGAAGTTGGTGATGGGACAACTTCTGTCGTTGTTCTAGCTGGAGAACTTTTGAAGGAGGCTGAGAAGTTAGTTAACATGAAAATTCATCCAATGACTATTATTGCAG GTTACAGAATGGCTCTCGAGTGTGCCAGAGATACTTTGCTACAAAAGACCATGGACAACAAAGAAAATACAG ATAAGTTCAGAACTGATCTCATGAATATTGCTATGACTACTCTTAGTTCAAAAATTCTTTCCCAAGACAAGGAGTACTTTGCTGAACTTGCGGTTGATGCTGTCTTGAGGCTTAAG GGTAGCACCAACTTGGAATCTATTCAAATTCTGAAGAAACCTGGAGGATCTCTTAAGGATTCCTTTTTGGACGAAGG GTTCATTCTTGACAAGAAAATTGGCATTGGGCAGCCAAAGCGCATTGAGAATGCCAAAATTTTGGTTGCAAACACTGCTATGGACACAGATAAAGTT AAGATATATGGAGCACGGGTTCGGGTGGATTCGATGTCAAAGGTTGCAGATATTGAAGCTGCTGAGAAGCAGAAAATGAGAGAGAAAGTCCAAAAGATCATAGGTCACGGAATCAACTGTTTCGTCAACAGGCAGTTAATCTATAACTTCCCTGAGGAACTCTTTGCTGACGCTGGCATACTTGCAATTGAGCATGCTGACTTTGAGGGAATTGAACGGCTAGCTCTTGTTACTGGTGGTGAGATTGCATCAACTTTTGATAACCCAGAGTCTGTTAAGCTTGGTCACTGCAAGgttattgaagagattatgattGGTGAGGACAGGCTAATTCATTTCTCTGGGGTTGCGATGGGGCAGGCTTGCACCATTGTTCTAAGAGGGGCTAG CGAGCATGTACTTGATGAGGCTGAGAGGTCATTGCATGATGCCTTGTGTGTGCTGTCCCAGACAGTAAATGATACTCGTGTCTTGTTTGGAGGCGGATGGCCTGAGATGGTGATGGCCAAAGAAGTAGATGAACTTGCAAGGAAGACCCCTGGGAAGAAATCTCATGCTATTGATGCTTTCTCGCGTGCTCTGCAAGCCATCCCAACAATCATAGCTGATAATGCTGGTTTGGATAGCGCTGAGTTGATCTCTCAGCTCCGAGCTGAGCACCACAAAGAGAACTGCACTGCTGGAATTGATGTCATCACAGGCTCT GTTGGGGATATGCAAAAGCTGGGGATTCAAGAGTCGTTCAAGGTGAAGCAGGCCATCCTTCTGTCTGCGACAGAGGCTGCAGAGATGATCCTCAGGGTCGATGAGATCATAACATGTGCCCCGCGCAGAAGAGAGGATAGGATGTGA